A stretch of the Equus caballus isolate H_3958 breed thoroughbred chromosome X, TB-T2T, whole genome shotgun sequence genome encodes the following:
- the ARMCX4 gene encoding armadillo repeat-containing X-linked protein 4 isoform X1 — MGRIQEVGWVAAGLVIWAGTCYYIYRLTKGRAQSVRRLARNGSRVKMETVVGVQNQTLAVSEAMTKTEIETRPKSKSGAETGEGGGVGPEVGTKATAKARPKARFQAEAMAGVETETQSEAKTVVGTVVMTELVTLTEAKAKAKEVAMKEAVTQTDSEAGRVVKKEAVTQTKAKAWTLVARAETKKEAMTQTKAEARILAEKETEVNRVMVTQGKALAVTREVAKMSAINKTETVAETKAKALEETMSVAKTQSEARRGTTIDNKGNPNTMSRTEAGVDVRSCAPSHTVAKIQDDDMPGAEVEAKGNCKTLSQAGSGADMRPSAQPQIVAKAQAEAMSGARGDAGSNTNAMCKAGAGAGMRASTQPQTVAKKQAEVISGVKVDGRENTSVTSRAMIGADMRAAAELQAVSSPQAEAIRDAKVKGRSNSNAMCKTGAKANVRANSQAETLPNARDKSRGNLNAMSKVGAGTDIESYAQPQSVTNVQPDALPDGKIKANSNANTMSKEGTGTDTKTQSQASTKSQTEALPSTRGKTRGKAKGKCKAGVGTDTKICAQPQAGAKTQADALLDSRVDGRGDSNAIPRAGAEAEQRVCGQPPAMADSQGEALPGAKNKVRGGPNAVSKAETGSDTIGSTQTQTDTMGSAQPQAVASSQGEALPGTKNKISGDPSTMFKAGAGSDTTGSAQLHTVSNSQSEALPGARKKVRGNLNAVSKAGAGADKVGSAQPQAVANFQSEALSGTKNKVRGNPKAVSKAGIVPDTVGSAQTQTDTMSSAQPQAVANSQGEALSGVKNKVRGSLNAVSNTETGADTMGSAQPQTVSNSQGGALPGARSKVQGNPTAVSKAEAGADTIGSAQPQGVSTSQGEALSDARKKVRGNPNAVSKAETVADTMGSAQPQGVSTSQGEALSGARKKVRGNPNAVSKAETGADTMGSAQPQTVSNSQGGALPGARKKVRGNPNAVSKTGPGPDTVGSAQPQSVARSQGEALSSTKNKVRGNPNAVSKAGAGPDITGSAQAQTDKTGSAQPQAVASSQAEALPAVKNKVKGNPNAVSKAGAGPDTVGSLQPQAVANSQGEVLSVTKNKVRGNLNAVSKAETGPDTMGSAQPQAVSDSRGGTLSGARKKVQGNPNAVSRAEAGADTVGSAQPQAVAILKGEAFLGTKKKVRGNAQPQADKTVSAQPQAVASSQDESLPGAKNKVRGNLSAVFKAEARADTTGFAQPQAVSDSQGEALPGAGNKVRGNPNIVSRAGAGPDTTCSAQTQTVGTAHSQVVAGSHGEALPSAKNRVWGNPNAVSKAEDGADTMGSAQPQAVSTSQGEALSGARKKVRGNANAVSKAGAGLAATDSAPPQAVANSQVDALLGARSKVRGNLNAEFKVEAGVAMMDSGQPQSMAHSQSKTLPGTADKAIPKSEAEATGEDEAYAKPKAKAMSTSESEGGTDTQACRKTQSRVHDYYWSGIGIEDWIASERWIKFRFQARDGYWENSMSWADDENEASIESWGGACDEVSIKSWPGARAESEVSIGFWAGAGDQASGGIWAGNKASEESWAGGKPSGGSWAEVGGKAIGGSWTGAENQASGGSWAATGNQATGEPWAGGQASEGSWPGGQASGVSWAGEEAIGGSWTETENQVNGASWTGAEEQVSGRSQDGAGIQANGGSWAELRAGNVANIGYWAGVVDQASGGSWIGTGDLSGGGSKPRFEDQASGNVSWAGAGGQASGGSRLGPENQSSAVSWARAGEQASRGSRPGFVDQSSVGSWAGTGNQANEGFLVGAMGHASGGSWAGTGDQSAGGSKPRFEDQITEEGSLAGAGGQAGRVFRSGPEDQSTGRSWSDSEDQASGGFLVGAMDQANGGSWTGPGDQAGGGAKPRFEDQASGRRAWADSRDQAGGGSRLGPRDQSTGDSWASTKDQASGGSRLGPEDQSSGWFCACSGSQANARGSWGGAGGQAVGGSSLGPLNQSSGGSWADTGSQVSGGSWAGAGEQTGSCLKPGFEDQASGGGFWSGAENQAVGESSSGLTDLSSGGSWAGTGSQASGRSWVGARDQAVSCSKTGFESQAGGGGSQAGTGDQIGGKSWAGSRLRPEDQASGGSWARAGDQASGRSQISARTEANEGSWFGAEGEASTGSWFWRGEEVGIVSRPGAKNEASVESTSGAGEEAIISCRFGAKDKTNIGSWIRSEEMACMDSCVGPEAGPVAGAEARKESWLWDGNATTTGSRLGAGERAGMGSWTLAEDVDEDELSRASSPDIEEISLRSLFWAESENSNESRSKSEKDINFERKAGIKDKLEAAGGVDERSWFRDGNENRSEDKSTPNTKAKKSAESRGTYPSMVPGAGMGSWAGAMIWTEMKFPYQNESCFPPEDELRKQIRSGEKTQPWACRCKREANMDPRELEKLICMIEMTEDPSIHEIANNALYNSPDYPFSHEVIRNAGKISIIESLLNNPYPSVRHKALNALNNISVAAENHRKVKTYLNQVCEDTVTYPLNSNVQLAGLRLIKHLTIISEYQHMVTNYISEFLRLLTVGSGETKDHILGMLLNFSKNPSMTKDLLIANAPTSLINIFSKKETKENILNALSLFENINYHFKRRAKVFTQDKFSKNSLYFVFQRPKACAKKLRVLAAEYNDPEVKERVELLLSKL, encoded by the coding sequence ATGGGTCGCATTCAGGAAGTGGGCTGGGTGGCTGCAGGACTGGTGATCTGGGCTGGTACCTGCTACTACATTTACAGATTAACCAAGGGAAGAGCCCAGAGTGTGAGGAGACTTGCCAGAAATGGGTCCAGAGTCAAGATGGAGACTGTGGTTGGTGTGCAGAACCAGACCTTGGCCGTGAGTGAAGCCATGACTAAGACAGAGATTGAGACTAGACCCAAGTCCAAGTCTGGAGCAGAAactggagaaggaggtggggTTGGACCTGAAGTAGGGACTAAAGCCACTGCTAAAGCCAGACCCAAAGCCAGATTTCAGGCCGAGGCAATGGCTGGGGTGGAGACAGAGACCCAATCTGAGGCCAAAACAGTAGTCGGAACAGTGGTCATGACAGAGCTAGTGACTCTGACTGAGGCCAAGGCCAAAGCCAAGGAAGTGGCCATGAAAGAGGCAGTAACCCAAACTGACTCTGAGGCTGGGAGAGTAGTCAAGAAGGAGGCAGTGACCCAGACCAAAGCTAAAGCTTGGACATTGGTTGCCAGGGCAGAGACCAAGAAAGAAGCAATGACTCAGACCAAAGCAGAAGCTCGTATATTGGCTGAAAAAGAGACAGAGGTGAACAGAGTAATGGTGACACAGGGTAAGGCCTTGGCAGTGACCAGGGAAGTGGCCAAGATGAGTGCCATAAACAAGACTGAAACTGTGGCTGAGACCAAGGCAAAAGCCCTGGAAGAGACTATGAGTGTGGCCAAGACTCAGTCTGAAGCCAGGCGTGGTACCACAATTGATAATAAGGGAAATCCTAATACCATGTCCAGGACAGAAGCTGGAGTGGATGTGAGGTCCTGTGCACCGTCTCATACTGTGGCCAAGATTCAGGATGATGACATGCCTGGTGCTGAGGTTGAGGCTAAGGGGAATTGCAAAACTTTGTCTCAGGCAGGGTCTGGGGCCGACATGAGGCCTTCTGCCCAACCTCAGATTGTAGCCAAGGCCCAGGCTGAGGCCATGTCTGGGGCAAGGGGTGATGCTGGGAGTAATACCAATGCCATGTgtaaggcaggggctggggcaggtaTGAGAGCTTCTACACAACCTCAGACTGTGGCCAAGAAACAGGCTGAGGTAATATCTGGTGTCAAGGTGGATGGCAGGGAAAATACTAGTGTCACATCTAGAGCAATGATTGGAGCTGACATGAGGGCTGCTGCTGAGCTTCAAGCTGTAAGCAGTCCTCAGGCTGAGGCTATACGTGACGCCAAGGTTAAGGGTAGAAGCAATTCCAATGCCATGTGTAAAACAGGGGCCAAGGCAAACGTGAGGGCCAATTCCCAGGCTGAGACCTTGCCTAATGCCAGAGATAAGAGCAGAGGCAATCTCAATGCCATGTCTAAAGTGGGGGCTGGGACAGACATTGAGTCCTATGCACAGCCTCAGTCTGTGACCAATGTTCAGCCCGATGCCTTGCCTGATGGCAAAATTAAGGCTAACAGCAATGCCAACACCATGTCTAAGGAAGGGACTGGGACAGACACAAAGACACAGTCTCAGGCTTCCACCAAGAGCCAGACTGAGGCTTTACCTAGTACTAGAGGTAAGACTCGGGGCAAAGCCAAAGGCAAGTGTAAGGCAGGGGTCGGGACAGACACAAAAATCTGTGCACAGCCTCAGGCTGGGGCCAAGACCCAAGCTGATGCTTTGCTTGATTCCAGGGTTGATGGCAGGGGTGATTCTAATGCCATTCCTAGGGCAGGGGCTGAGGCAGAACAGAGGGTCTGTGGTCAGCCCCCAGCTATGGCCGATTCCCAGGGTGAGGCCTTGCCTGGTGCCAAGAATAAGGTCAGGGGGGGTCCCAATGCTGTGTCCAAGGCAGAGACTGGGTCAGATACAATAGGCTCTACGCAGACTCAGACAGATACAATGGGCTCTGCTCAGCCCCAGGCTGTGGCCAGCTCCCAGGGTGAAGCTTTGCCTGGGACTAAGAACAAGATCAGTGGCGATCCCAGTACTATGTTTAAGGCTGGGGCTGGGTCAGATACAACAGGCTCTGCTCAGCTCCACACTGTGTCTAATTCCCAAAGTGAAGCCTTGCCTGGTGCCAGGAAGAAGGTCCGAGGCAATCTCAATGCTGTGTCCAaggcaggggctggagcagaTAAAGTGGGCtctgcccagccccaggctgtggcTAATTTCCAGAGTGAGGCTTTGTCTGGCACTAAGAATAAGGTCAGGGGCAATCCCAAAGCTGTGTCTAAAGCAGGAATTGTGCCAGATACAGTGGGGTCTGCCCAGACTCAAACAGATACAATGAGCtctgcccagccccaggctgtggcCAATTCCCAGGGTGAAGCCTTGTCTGGTGTCAAGAATAAGGTCCGGGGTAGTCTCAATGCTGTGTCTAACACAGAGACCGGAGCAGATACAATGGGCTCTGCCCAGCCCCAGACTGTATCTAATTCCCAAGGTGGAGCCTTGCCTGGTGCCAGGAGTAAGGTCCAGGGCAATCCCACTGCTGTGTCCAAAGCAGAAGCTGGAGCAGATACAATAGGCTCTGCCCAGCCCCAAGGTGTGTCTACTTCCCAGGGTGAAGCCTTGTCTGATGCCAGGAAGAAGGTCCGGGGCAATCCCAATGCTGTGTCTAAGGCAGAGACTGTAGCAGATACAATGGGATCTGCCCAGCCCCAAGGTGTGTCTACTTCCCAAGGTGAAGCCTTGTCTGGTGCCAGGAAGAAGGTCCGGGGCAATCCCAATGCTGTGTctaaggcagagactggagcagaTACAATGGGATCTGCCCAGCCCCAGACTGTGTCTAATTCCCAAGGTGGAGCCTTGCCTGGTGCCAGGAAGAAGGTCCGGGGCAATCCCAATGCAGTGTCAAAGACAGGGCCTGGGCCAGATACAGTGGGCTCTGCCCAGCCCCAGTCTGTGGCCAGGTCCCAGGGGGAAGCCTTGTCTAGTACTAAGAATAAGGTCAGGGGCAATCCTAATGCTGTGTCTaaggcaggggctgggccagATATAACAGGCTCTGCCCAGGCTCAAACAGACAAAACAGGTTCTGCTCAGCCCCAGGCTGTGGCCAGTTCCCAAGCTGAGGCCTTGCCTGCTGTCAAGAATAAGGTCAAGGGTAATCCCAATGCTGTGTCTaaggcaggggctgggccagATACAGTGggctctctccagccccaggctgtggCTAACTCCCAGGGTGAAGTCTTGTCTGTTACTAAGAATAAGGTCCGGGGCAATCTCAACGCTGTGTCTAAAGCAGAGACTGGGCCAGATACAATGGGCtctgcccagccccaggctgtgtcTGATTCCCGAGGTGGAACCTTGTCTGGTGCCAGGAAGAAGGTTCAGGGCAATCCTAACGCTGTGTCTAGAGCAGAGGCTGGAGCAGATACAGTGGGCtctgcccagccccaggctgtggcCATTTTAAAGGGTGAGGCTTTCCTTGGTACTAAGAAAAAGGTCAGGGGCAATGCCCAGCCTCAAGCAGATAAAACAGTTTCTGCTCAGCCTCAGGCTGTGGCCAGTTCCCAGGATGAGTCTTTGCCTGGTGCCAAGAATAAGGTCAGGGGGAATCTCAGTGCCGTGTTTaaggcagaggccagggcagaTACGACAGGCTTTGCCCAGCCCCAAGCTGTGTCTGATTCCCAAGGTGAAGCCTTGCCTGGTGCCGGGAATAAGGTCCGGGGCAATCCTAATATTGTGTctagggcaggggctgggccagaTACAACATGTTCTGCTCAGACTCAGACAGTAGGCACTGCTCATTCCCAAGTTGTGGCCGGTTCTCATGGTGAGGCCTTGCCTAGTGCCAAGAATAGGGTCTGGGGAAATCCCAATGCTGTGTCCAAGGCAGAGGATGGAGCAGATACAATGGGTtctgcccagccccaggctgtgtcTACTTCCCAAGGTGAAGCCTTGTCTGGTGCTAGGAAGAAGGTCAGGGGAAATGCCAATGCTGTGTCtaaggcaggggctgggctggctgcAACAGACTCAGCCCCGCCCCAAGCTGTGGCCAATTCCCAGGTTGATGCCTTGCTTGGTGCCAGGAGTAAGGTCAGGGGCAATCTCAATGCTGAGTTTAAGGTAGAGGCTGGGGTAGCTATGATGGACTCTGGCCAGCCTCAGTCCATGGCCCATTCCCAGAGTAAGACCTTGCCTGGGACAGCAGACAAGGCTATACCTAAGTCTGAGGCAGAAGCCACAGGAGAAGATGAAGCCTATGCAAAGCCCAAGGCTAAGGCCATGTCCACGTCTGAAAGTGAGGGTGGGACAGACACTCAGGCCTGCAGAAAGACTCAGTCTAGGGTCCATGACTATTACTGGAGTGGGATTGGTATTGAGGATTGGATTGCTTCTGAGCGATGGATCAAATTTAGGTTTCAGGCCAGGGATGGATACTGGGAGAATAGCATGTCCTGGGCTGATGATGAGAATGAAGCCAGTATTGAGTCCTGGGGTGGGGCTTGTGATGAGGTCAGCATTAAGTCCTGGCCTGGGGCTAGGGCTGAGAGTGAGGTTAGTATTGGAttctgggctggagctggggaccAGGCCAGTGGGGGTATCTGGGCTGGGAATAAGGCAAGTGAAGAGTCCTGGGCTGGGGGCAAGCCCAGTGGGGGTTCTTGGGCAGAGGTTGGGGGCAAGGCCATTGGAGGGTCCTGGACTGGGGCTGAGAACCAGGCCAGTGGGGGGTCTTGGGCTGCTACTGGGAACCAGGCTActggggagccctgggctggaggtCAGGCCAGTGAGGGTTCCTGGcctgggggccaggccagtggaGTATCCTGGGCTGGGGAAGAGGCCATTGGAGGGTCCTGGACTGAAACTGAGAACCAGGTCAATGGAGCGTCCTGGACTGGGGCTGAGGAACAGGTCAGTGGAAGGTCCCAGGATGGGGCTGGAATTCAGGCTAATGGAGGATCCTGGGCTGAACTTAGGGCTGGGAATGTGGCTAATATTGGATACTGGGCTGGAGTTGTGGACCAGGCTAGTGGAGGGAGCTGGATTGGGACTGGTGATCTGTCTGGAGGGGGATCCAAGCCTAGATTTGAGGATCAGGCCAGTGGAAATGtgtcctgggctggggctggtggGCAGGCCAGTGGAGGGTCTAGGCTGGGGCCTGAGAACCAGTCCAGTGCTGTGTCCTGGGCTAGAGCTGGGGAACAGGCCAGTCGAGGGTCTAGGCCAGGGTTTGTGGACCAGTCCAGTGTTGGATCCTGGGCTGGCACTGGAAACCAGGCCAATGAAGGATTCTTGGTTGGAGCAATGGGCCATGCCAGTGGGGGCTCCTGGGCTGGGACTGGTGATCAGTCTGCTGGTGGGTCCAAGCCCAGATTTGAGGATCAGATTACTGAAGAAGGGTCTTTGGCTGGGGCTGGTGGCCAGGCTGGTAGAGTGTTCAGGTCGGGGCCTGAAGATCAGTCCACAGGAAGGTCTTGGTCTGACTCTGAGGACCAAGCCAGTGGAGGGTTCTTGGTTGGGGCTATGGACCAGGCCAATGGAGGGTCCTGGACTGGACCTGGGGATCAGGCTGGTGGTGGGGCAAAGCCTAGATTTGAGGATCAGGCCAGTGGAAGAAGGGCTTGGGCTGACAGTAGGGACCAGGCTGGTGGAGGGTCTAGGCTGGGGCCCAGGGACCAGTCCACTGGAGATTCCTGGGCTAGTACTAAAGACCAGGCCAGTGGAGGGTCCAGGCTGGGGCCTGAGGATCAGTCCAGTGGATGGTTCTGTGCTTGCAGTGGGAGTCAGGCCAATGCAAGAGggtcctggggtggggctggtggcCAGGCCGTTGGAGGGTCTAGTCTGGGGCCCTTGAACCAGTCCAGTGGTGGGTCCTGGGCTGACACTGGGAGTCAGGTCAGTGGAGGGtcttgggctggggctggggagcagaCTGGTAGCTGTCTCAAACCTGGCTTTGAAGATCAGGCCAGTGGAGGAGGGTTCTGGTCTGGTGCTGAAAATCAGGCTGTTGGAGAGTCTAGTTCAGGGCTGACAGATCTGTCCAGTGGTGGGTCCTGGGCTGGCACTGGGAGTCAGGCCAGTGGAAGGTCCTGGGTTGGGGCTAGGGATCAGGCTGTTAGCTGTTCCAAAACTGGGTTTGAGAGTCAGGCTGGTGGAGGAGGCTCCCAGGCTGGCACTGGGGATCAGATTGGTGGAAAGTCCTGGGCTGGGTCTAGGCTGAGGCCTGAGGACCAGGCAAGTGGAGGATCCTGGGCTAGGGCTGGGGACCAGGCCAGTGGAAGGTCCCAGATCAGTGCTCGTACAGAGGCCAATGAAGGATCCTGGTTTGGGGCTGAGGGTGAGGCTAGTACAGGGTCCTGGTTCTGGAGAGGGGAAGAGGTTGGTATTGTATCCAGGCCTGGAGCTAAAAATGAGGCCAGTGTTGAATCCAcatcaggggctggggaggaggccaTCATTAGTTGCAGATTTGGGGCTAAGGACAAGACCAATATTGGGTCCTGGATCAGATCTGAAGAGATGGCCTGTATGGATTCCTGTGTGGGGCCTGAGGCTGGGCCTGTGGCTGGGGCTGAGGCCAGGAAAGAGTCTTGGCTCTGGGATGGAAATGCAACCACTACAGGTTCTAGGCTTGGGGCTGGGGAAAGGGCTGGCATGGGGTCCTGGACTTTGGCTGAGGATGTAGATGAGGATGAGCTAAGTAGAGCATCCAGCCCTGATATTGAGGAGATCAGTTTAAGGTCTTTGTTTTGGGCTGAGAGTGAGAACAGTAATGAGTCCAGATCCAAGAGTGAGAAAGATATCAATTTTGAGCGTAAGGCTGGCATCAAGGATAAGCTTGAGGCTGCTGGTGGAGTTGATGAAAGGTCCTGGTTCCGGGATGGTAATGAAAACAGAAGTGAGGACAAATCTACACCTAACACTAAAGCCAAAAAGTCAGCTGAGTCAAGAGGCACATATCCATCCATGGTCCCAGGGGCAGGAATGGGGTCATGGGCAGGAGCCATGATCTGGACGGAAATGAAATTTCCATACCAAAATGAGTCCTGCTTCCCACCTGAAGATGAGCTCAGAAAGCAGATCAGGTCTGGGGAGAAAACTCAGCCCTGGGCCTGCCGCTGTAAACGCGAAGCTAACATGGATCCAAGAGAGCTTGAAAAACTCATTTGCATGATTGAGATGACTGAAGACCCTTCTATTCATGAAATAGCCAATAATGCTCTCTATAACAGTCCTGATTATCCATTTTCCCATGAAGTCATTCGTAATGCAGGCAAAATCTCAATTATTGAAAGCTTGCTCAATAATCCCTACCCCAGTGTTAGGCACAAGGCTTTAAATGCACTGAATAACATCTCAGTGGCTGCTGAAAATCATAGGAAGGTTAAAACATACTTAAATCAAGTATGTGAAGACACCGTCACTTATCCCTTGAATTCAAATGTGCAGCTGGCAGGACTAAGATTGATAAAGCACCTGACTATTATCAGTGAGTATCAGCATATGGTTACAAATtatatttcagaatttcttcgTTTGTTGACTGTGGGAAGTGGAGAAACTaaagaccatattttgggaatgCTTTTGAATTTCTCTAAAAATCCATCTATGACAAAAGATTTGCTAATTGCTAATGCACCAACATCACTGATTAATATCTTTAgcaagaaagagacaaaagagaaTATTCTTAATGCTCTTTctctatttgaaaatataaattaccattttaaaagaagagcaaaagtaTTTACCCAGGACAAGTTCAGCAAAAATTCCCTTTATTTTGTATTCCAAAGGCCTAAAGCATGTGCCAAGAAACTTCGAGTCTTAGCGGCAGAATACAATGACCCTGAGGTGAAAGAAAGAGTTGAGCTATTATTAAGTAAACTCTGA